A region from the Medicago truncatula cultivar Jemalong A17 chromosome 6, MtrunA17r5.0-ANR, whole genome shotgun sequence genome encodes:
- the LOC25497236 gene encoding ABC transporter B family member 28 isoform X2 has protein sequence MTSLTTLSHYHPLSSFKIHKQTHSLSLSLSRVPIRPLQFQFKPKPLSLSRSRFLLSQSLPRAYISGPASDPNVAEPDPKVDGLQQEEAVIPKVVTWELLGLLLFKHKFRIALCVASLFACTACTLSMPIFSGRFFEVLIGVRPEPLWSLLSKMGVLYALEPLFTVIFVINMNIVWEKVMSTLRAQIFGKILIQKVEFFDKYKVEEITGLLTSDLGSLKDLVSENVSRDRGFRALSEVTGTLLILFTLSPQLAPILAVLMIAVSISIAVYKRSTVPVFKSHGLAQASISDCISETFSAIRTVRSFSGEKRQMSMFAKQVLSFQSSGIKLGTFKSINESLTRVAVYISLTALYCLGGSKVKAGQLSVGTMASFIGYTFTLTFAVQGLVNTFGDLRGTFAAVERINSVLSGVQVDDALAYGLERELKQKAVNDENYKLFFSNSSVETNQNNNLHYMSALKTSSNVFSLAWSGDICLEDVYFSYPLRPDVEILSGLNLRLKCGTVTALVGASGAGKSTIVQLLSRFYEPTRGRITVGGEDVRTFDKSEWARVVSIVNQEPVLFSVSVGENISYGLPDDDVSKDDVIKAAKAANAHDFIISLPQGYDTLVGERGGLLSGGQRQRVAIARALLKNAPVLILDEATSALDTVSERLVQEALNHLMKGRTTLVIAHRLSTVQNAHQIALCSEGRIAELGTHFELLAKKGQYASLHGAG, from the exons ATGACATCTCTAACAACACTCTCCCATTACCATCCCCTTTCttccttcaaaattcataaacaaacacactctctttcactTTCACTCTCACGTGTTCCTATTCGTCCATTACAATTCcaattcaaaccaaaaccacTATCATTATCTCGTTCacgttttcttctttctcaatcTCTGCCACGTGCTTATATCAGTGGACCCGCGTCCGACCCGAATGTAGCTGAACCGGATCCGAAAGTTGATGGGTTGCAGCAAGAAGAAGCGGTTATACCGAAAGTTGTAACATGGGAGCTGCTGGGTTTGCTtttgtttaagcataaatttCGGATAGCGCTTTGTGTTGCTTCTCTGTTTGCGTGTACTGCTTGTACTCTATCCATGCCCATTTTTTctg GACGTTTTTTTGAAGTTCTTATTGGTGTCAGACCCGAACCGTTGTGGAGTCTTCTCAGTAAAATGGGAGTTCTGTATGCACTAGAGCCACTTTTTActgttatttttgttataaacaTGAACATAGTATGGGAAAAAGTTATGTCAACACTAAGAGCTCAGATCTTTGGTAAAATATTGATTCAGAAG GTTGAGTTTTTTGACAAATACAAG GTAGAGGAAATCACTGGTTTGTTAACATCTGATTTGGGTTCTCTTAAAGATCTTGTCAGTGAGAATGTTTCAAGGGATCGCGGATTCAGGGCATTATCTGAG GTCACTGGAACATTACTCATACTTTTTACTCTATCCCCTCAACTGGCTCCTATTCTGGCTGTTTTGATGATTGCAGTTTCCATTTCAATCG CTGTCTACAAGAGATCAACTGTACCTGTTTTTAAATCACATGGTTTGGCCCAAGCATCTATATCTGATTGTATATCAGAAACATTTTCTGCTATTAGAACA GTTCGATCCTTTAGTGGAGAAAAGCGACAAATGTCTATGTTTGCTAAGCAG GTTCTATCTTTCCAATCGAGCGGTATAAAGCTTGGAACTTTCAAATCTATAAACGAATCTTTGACTAGAGTTGCTGTTTATATTTCATTAACCGCACTATATTGTCTCGGAGGAAGCAAAGTTAAGGCG GGTCAACTCTCTGTCGGAACAATGGCGTCTTTTATTGGATATACTTTCACTTTGACATTCGCT GTTCAAGGATTGGTTAATACTTTTGGAGATCTCCGTGGAACTTTTGCGGCTGTTGAAAGGATCAACTCTGTTTTGTCTGGAGTTCAAGTTGACGATGCCCTTGCCTACGGTTTAGAAAGAGAACTGAAACAAAAAGCAGTGAACGACGAGAACTACAAATTATTCTTCTCTAATAGTTCTGTGGAGacaaaccaaaataataatttgcatTACATGTCAGCATTAAAAACATCAAGCAATGTGTTTAGTTTAGCTTGGTCTGGAGATATTTGTCTTGAAG ATGTGTATTTCTCTTACCCTTTAAGGCCAGATGTGGAAATTTTAAGTGGCTTAAATTTAAGACTAAAATGTGGAACTGTAACTGCACTGGTTGGTGCTAGTGGTGCGGGAAAAAGTACGATAGTACAGTTATTGTCTCGTTTTTATGAG CCAACAAGAGGTCGTATAACAGTTGGTGGAGAGGATGTACGAACATTTGACAAAAGTGAATGGGCCCGGGTTGTTTCTATCGTAAATCAA GAACCTGTTCTATTTTCGGTGTCTGTTGGTGAAAATATTTCATATGGGCTTCCAGATGACGATGTTTCTAAAGACGATGTGATTAAGGCAGCAAAGGCTGCAAACGCTCATGATTTTATAATTTCACTTCCACAG GGCTATGATACACTTGTCGGTGAGCGTGGAGGCCTACTGAGCGGAGGACAAAGACAG AGAGTTGCCATTGCCCGAGCTCTACTGAAGAATGCTCCCGTCCTTATACTTGACGAG GCGACAAGTGCTCTAGATACCGTCAGCGAGCGATTGGTCCAAGAAGCACTCAATCATTTGATGAAGGGGAGAACAACATTAGTCATAGCTCACAGATTAAGCACAGTTCAAAATGCCCATCAAATTGCACTCTGTTCAGAAGGGAGGATTGCTGAACTAGGCACTCATTTTGAATTATTGGCTAAGAAGGGTCAATATGCATCACTG CATGGAGCTGGATAG
- the LOC25497236 gene encoding ABC transporter B family member 28 isoform X1, which translates to MTSLTTLSHYHPLSSFKIHKQTHSLSLSLSRVPIRPLQFQFKPKPLSLSRSRFLLSQSLPRAYISGPASDPNVAEPDPKVDGLQQEEAVIPKVVTWELLGLLLFKHKFRIALCVASLFACTACTLSMPIFSGRFFEVLIGVRPEPLWSLLSKMGVLYALEPLFTVIFVINMNIVWEKVMSTLRAQIFGKILIQKVEFFDKYKVEEITGLLTSDLGSLKDLVSENVSRDRGFRALSEVTGTLLILFTLSPQLAPILAVLMIAVSISIAVYKRSTVPVFKSHGLAQASISDCISETFSAIRTVRSFSGEKRQMSMFAKQVLSFQSSGIKLGTFKSINESLTRVAVYISLTALYCLGGSKVKAGQLSVGTMASFIGYTFTLTFAVQGLVNTFGDLRGTFAAVERINSVLSGVQVDDALAYGLERELKQKAVNDENYKLFFSNSSVETNQNNNLHYMSALKTSSNVFSLAWSGDICLEDVYFSYPLRPDVEILSGLNLRLKCGTVTALVGASGAGKSTIVQLLSRFYEPTRGRITVGGEDVRTFDKSEWARVVSIVNQEPVLFSVSVGENISYGLPDDDVSKDDVIKAAKAANAHDFIISLPQGYDTLVGERGGLLSGGQRQRVAIARALLKNAPVLILDEATSALDTVSERLVQEALNHLMKGRTTLVIAHRLSTVQNAHQIALCSEGRIAELGTHFELLAKKGQYASLVGTQRLAFE; encoded by the exons ATGACATCTCTAACAACACTCTCCCATTACCATCCCCTTTCttccttcaaaattcataaacaaacacactctctttcactTTCACTCTCACGTGTTCCTATTCGTCCATTACAATTCcaattcaaaccaaaaccacTATCATTATCTCGTTCacgttttcttctttctcaatcTCTGCCACGTGCTTATATCAGTGGACCCGCGTCCGACCCGAATGTAGCTGAACCGGATCCGAAAGTTGATGGGTTGCAGCAAGAAGAAGCGGTTATACCGAAAGTTGTAACATGGGAGCTGCTGGGTTTGCTtttgtttaagcataaatttCGGATAGCGCTTTGTGTTGCTTCTCTGTTTGCGTGTACTGCTTGTACTCTATCCATGCCCATTTTTTctg GACGTTTTTTTGAAGTTCTTATTGGTGTCAGACCCGAACCGTTGTGGAGTCTTCTCAGTAAAATGGGAGTTCTGTATGCACTAGAGCCACTTTTTActgttatttttgttataaacaTGAACATAGTATGGGAAAAAGTTATGTCAACACTAAGAGCTCAGATCTTTGGTAAAATATTGATTCAGAAG GTTGAGTTTTTTGACAAATACAAG GTAGAGGAAATCACTGGTTTGTTAACATCTGATTTGGGTTCTCTTAAAGATCTTGTCAGTGAGAATGTTTCAAGGGATCGCGGATTCAGGGCATTATCTGAG GTCACTGGAACATTACTCATACTTTTTACTCTATCCCCTCAACTGGCTCCTATTCTGGCTGTTTTGATGATTGCAGTTTCCATTTCAATCG CTGTCTACAAGAGATCAACTGTACCTGTTTTTAAATCACATGGTTTGGCCCAAGCATCTATATCTGATTGTATATCAGAAACATTTTCTGCTATTAGAACA GTTCGATCCTTTAGTGGAGAAAAGCGACAAATGTCTATGTTTGCTAAGCAG GTTCTATCTTTCCAATCGAGCGGTATAAAGCTTGGAACTTTCAAATCTATAAACGAATCTTTGACTAGAGTTGCTGTTTATATTTCATTAACCGCACTATATTGTCTCGGAGGAAGCAAAGTTAAGGCG GGTCAACTCTCTGTCGGAACAATGGCGTCTTTTATTGGATATACTTTCACTTTGACATTCGCT GTTCAAGGATTGGTTAATACTTTTGGAGATCTCCGTGGAACTTTTGCGGCTGTTGAAAGGATCAACTCTGTTTTGTCTGGAGTTCAAGTTGACGATGCCCTTGCCTACGGTTTAGAAAGAGAACTGAAACAAAAAGCAGTGAACGACGAGAACTACAAATTATTCTTCTCTAATAGTTCTGTGGAGacaaaccaaaataataatttgcatTACATGTCAGCATTAAAAACATCAAGCAATGTGTTTAGTTTAGCTTGGTCTGGAGATATTTGTCTTGAAG ATGTGTATTTCTCTTACCCTTTAAGGCCAGATGTGGAAATTTTAAGTGGCTTAAATTTAAGACTAAAATGTGGAACTGTAACTGCACTGGTTGGTGCTAGTGGTGCGGGAAAAAGTACGATAGTACAGTTATTGTCTCGTTTTTATGAG CCAACAAGAGGTCGTATAACAGTTGGTGGAGAGGATGTACGAACATTTGACAAAAGTGAATGGGCCCGGGTTGTTTCTATCGTAAATCAA GAACCTGTTCTATTTTCGGTGTCTGTTGGTGAAAATATTTCATATGGGCTTCCAGATGACGATGTTTCTAAAGACGATGTGATTAAGGCAGCAAAGGCTGCAAACGCTCATGATTTTATAATTTCACTTCCACAG GGCTATGATACACTTGTCGGTGAGCGTGGAGGCCTACTGAGCGGAGGACAAAGACAG AGAGTTGCCATTGCCCGAGCTCTACTGAAGAATGCTCCCGTCCTTATACTTGACGAG GCGACAAGTGCTCTAGATACCGTCAGCGAGCGATTGGTCCAAGAAGCACTCAATCATTTGATGAAGGGGAGAACAACATTAGTCATAGCTCACAGATTAAGCACAGTTCAAAATGCCCATCAAATTGCACTCTGTTCAGAAGGGAGGATTGCTGAACTAGGCACTCATTTTGAATTATTGGCTAAGAAGGGTCAATATGCATCACTGGTTGGCACTCAAAGGCTTgcttttgaataa
- the LOC25497235 gene encoding uncharacterized protein produces MSSKINFSSPPIQCKFHIKKSNLTRKNTIIFSSFPSSEKQNKTISKTIENPSNDKAYTINFKTKSACKLGISRYPDFVYDAEGGIGTGFGAKERQNSDNNDILVSFDLDTLYIPSLTSSTTKFLGLSLPPFLRIDIVPEAFQGSINQESGKVDLEFKAKFLFSAGSIYKAPPLLVKTVLTSEESKGTLKSGRGMRLDEEGKCRLVGVATVDPIDDFLMNSFLGLPTECLAELNAVISISSSS; encoded by the exons ATGAGTTCTAAGATAAACTTCTCAAGTCCACCAATACAATGCAAATTTCATATCAAGAAATCAAACCTCACAAGAAAAAACACCATCATCTTCTCTTCATTTCCCTCaagtgaaaaacaaaacaaaaccatttccaaaacaattgaaaatccatcaaatgaTAAGGCTTACACtatcaatttcaaaacaaaaagtgCTTGCAAGCTTGGAATTTCAAGATATCCTGATTTTGTGTATGATGCTGAAGGAGGAATAGGAACTGGTTTTGGTGCAAAGGAAAGACAAAATTCAGATAACAATGACATTCTTGTTTCATTTGATCTTGATACATTGTATATTCCATCGTTAACAAGCTCTACAACAAAGTTTCTTGGATTGTCATTGCCACCATTTTTGAGGATTGATATTGTTCCAGAAGCTTTCCAAGGAAGTATTAATCAAGAATCTGGCAAG GTTGATCTTGAGTTTAAGGCCAAGTTTTTGTTTTCTGCTGGTAGTATCTATAAGGCTCCACCCTTGCTTGTGAAGACAGTGTTGACATCTGAAGAATCAAAGGGGACACTGAAGAGTGGAAGAGGCATGAGattggatgaagaaggaaagTGCAGACTGGTTGGTGTGGCAACAGTTGATCCTATTGATGATTTCCTAATGAATTCCTTCCTTGGTCTACCTACTGAGTGTCTTGCTGAACTAAATGCTGTAATctccatttcttcttcatcataa
- the LOC112422826 gene encoding uncharacterized protein, with protein MKCKKLTPRFVGPFEIVEKVGVVAYRIVLPPSLSNLHDVFHVSQLRKYVYDPSHVIQVDDLEVRDNLIIETWSVRIEDQEVKRLRGKEIVLVKMIRFRPTSVSANWKL; from the coding sequence atgaAGTGTAAGAAGTTGACACCACGTTTTGTTGGACCGTTTGAGATAGTAGAGAAGGTGGGagttgtagcgtatcggattgtATTACCTCCGTCGTTATCGAATCtccatgatgtgtttcatgtatctcagttgaggaagtatgtctATGATCCGTCTCacgtgattcaagtggatgatttggaagtaagagataatttgatcATTGAGACTTGGTCAGTGAGGATCGAGGATCAGGAAGTTAAGCGCTTAAGAGGAAAAGAGAtcgttttggtgaaaatgattaGGTTTCGACCAACCAGCGTGAGCGCAAATTGGAAATTGTAG